The DNA window GTTCAACCGTTAATACCCGTGAAAATGAAGTTATAGACGGTGTAGAGTATCCAGTGGTTAAACTCGAGATTTCTAGTTCTTCTCACCCGTTTTACACCGGTAAAATGAAACTGGTTGACACCGCAGGACGTGTTGATAAGTTCATGAACAGATACCAAAAACATTTTGATAAGAAAAAGTAATTTTTTCTTTGATAAGGTAATAAAGCTTCGGATTTTCCGGAGCTTTTTTTTTCTCTGCCATACAGATTTGGTAGTAC is part of the Desulfonatronum sp. SC1 genome and encodes:
- the rpmE gene encoding 50S ribosomal protein L31, translating into STVNTRENEVIDGVEYPVVKLEISSSSHPFYTGKMKLVDTAGRVDKFMNRYQKHFDKKK